The region AATTCTTCCGCCTGCCGACCAACCGCGTGGTCGAACTCGGCAGCCAGGTCCGGATCTAGCGGCTAGCTGCCGGTCGGCGGTTCTTCCTTCAACACGTCGTCCTTTTCTTCCACCGCCAGCCCATGCTTCAGCAGCATCGGGATCTGGGTGAAGGTGAAAAGGAAGCTCAGGGGCATGAAGACCCATAGCTTGGCCCAGAGCCATGATTCGAAGCTCAGGTTCGTCCGCAGTGCTTCGTTGAGGGCGGCCAGGAACAGGAAGAAAAAGCCCCAGTTGCGCGAGAGCTTCGCCCAGCCTTCGTCGCTCAGGCCTTCGAAGGCTGCTTCCAGCAGGATGCGCAGCAGCGCCTTGCCCTTCCAGTAATAGGCGCCGAGCAACAGGACACCGAATGTGACGTAAATGATCGTCGGCTTGATCTGCACGAACACCGGATCGCCCAGGAAGATCGTCAG is a window of Erythrobacter sp. HKB08 DNA encoding:
- a CDS encoding inner membrane-spanning protein YciB, giving the protein MAESQKKQGSGWLNVAVDYGPLLVFLGVYKWFSPEESEPIAEIAAVIRGTLAFMVAAVIALAVSKWRLGKVSPMLWFSTALIVGFGSLTIFLGDPVFVQIKPTIIYVTFGVLLLGAYYWKGKALLRILLEAAFEGLSDEGWAKLSRNWGFFFLFLAALNEALRTNLSFESWLWAKLWVFMPLSFLFTFTQIPMLLKHGLAVEEKDDVLKEEPPTGS